In Bartonella bovis 91-4, the following proteins share a genomic window:
- a CDS encoding class I SAM-dependent RNA methyltransferase — MSNNVIIDHIGASGHGVAKTPRGLVFIPFTLPGEVVKVALDGKYGTSVALIKKSLERIDAVCKHFKECGGCMLQHWHVDAYHSWKRQLVVDTLKKHQFDVVVSPLVKCEHYSRRRIILTASMTKQGHIVGFNRYLSHDVVAIEECPVIRSQIISKLSDIRAVCALLSNHAKRFHVTVTFTDNGFDVALSGCIVHDKLIRQNMIHAALARGIIRLSIEGEILVEQEKPLIYFGDVCVEFPSGGFLQATSEAEDIISRIILIHLKKAKNAVDLFSGMGTFTLRMAKTMNVHAVENDGTALANLARAARFASGLKTVTCEKRDLFRRPLSAKELERFDSVVFDPPRAGAKEQVCELAKTTVPRVVAVSCNPVTFARDLSILVAGGYTIEKVIPIDQFLWSPHVEIVAILNKHKTKMR, encoded by the coding sequence GTGAGTAACAATGTTATAATTGATCATATTGGAGCTAGTGGTCATGGTGTAGCAAAAACACCGCGTGGTTTGGTTTTTATACCTTTTACCTTACCGGGAGAGGTTGTTAAAGTTGCTCTTGATGGAAAATATGGTACATCCGTTGCGTTAATAAAAAAATCATTAGAACGCATTGATGCCGTTTGTAAACATTTTAAAGAATGTGGAGGGTGTATGCTTCAGCATTGGCATGTTGATGCGTATCACTCTTGGAAGCGACAATTGGTTGTTGATACACTTAAAAAGCACCAGTTTGATGTAGTTGTTTCTCCTTTAGTGAAGTGTGAACATTATAGCCGCCGACGAATCATTTTAACAGCATCCATGACAAAGCAGGGCCATATCGTTGGTTTTAATCGTTATCTTTCACATGATGTTGTGGCTATTGAGGAATGCCCGGTTATTCGGTCACAGATTATATCGAAATTAAGTGATATTAGAGCGGTATGTGCTCTTTTAAGCAATCATGCTAAGCGATTTCATGTAACAGTAACATTTACTGATAATGGTTTTGATGTTGCTTTAAGTGGTTGTATTGTGCACGACAAGCTTATTCGTCAAAACATGATACATGCAGCTCTTGCACGTGGAATTATACGCCTATCTATTGAAGGTGAAATTTTAGTTGAGCAAGAAAAACCGTTGATTTATTTTGGTGATGTCTGTGTTGAATTTCCTTCTGGTGGTTTTCTTCAGGCAACTTCCGAAGCAGAGGATATCATCAGTCGTATTATTTTAATTCATTTAAAAAAAGCAAAAAATGCTGTTGATTTGTTTTCAGGGATGGGAACTTTTACTTTACGTATGGCTAAAACAATGAATGTTCATGCAGTGGAGAATGATGGAACAGCGTTGGCAAATTTAGCACGCGCAGCACGTTTTGCTTCTGGCTTAAAAACGGTTACTTGTGAAAAGCGTGATTTATTTCGTCGTCCACTTTCTGCAAAGGAACTTGAACGTTTTGATAGCGTTGTTTTTGATCCGCCACGCGCTGGTGCAAAAGAACAAGTGTGTGAGTTGGCAAAAACGACAGTACCACGTGTGGTAGCGGTTTCGTGTAATCCTGTTACATTTGCTCGTGATTTATCCATTCTTGTTGCAGGCGGTTATACAATAGAAAAGGTCATACCGATTGATCAATTTTTGTGGTCACCTCATGTCGAAATTGTTGCAATTTTAAACAAACACAAAACAAAGATGCGTTAA
- the tldD gene encoding metalloprotease TldD, translated as MKSLIDRFDITSSKVQSLVQETLHNADDGELYLEYTESEVLLFDNSQLKNGSFHQDIGFGLRVVSGEATGYAHSSELSAAALKRAIEAAKAVTYNNHTGSYSAAPSQPKQRLYQPNNPLDAPSFKEKSELLQKIDAYLREKNNKLHQVTVALSGSLQHVEILRGDGYFVHDIRPLVKLTISVVVSDNNRRENGFYGCGGRQTFNQFISEENWKIAADEALRMALVNLEAEEAPAGTFDVVLANGWPGVMLHEAVGHGLEGDFNRKKTSAFSGLLGQQVAAKGVTIVDDGTIPQCRGSLTIDDEGTPSGYNVLIENGKLVSFMQDRLNARLMGVNPTGNGRRESYAHTPIPRMTNTIMLGGDKTPQEILSSLKNGIYAVSFGGGQVDITSGKFVFECTEAYRVENGKILAPIKGATLIGNGPDAMKRITMIGNDSKLDNGIGICGKAGQNVPVGVGQPHLRINNMTIGGTTLS; from the coding sequence ATGAAATCACTGATTGACCGTTTTGATATTACTTCATCCAAAGTACAGTCTCTTGTTCAAGAAACTCTTCACAATGCTGATGATGGTGAACTTTATCTTGAATATACAGAAAGTGAGGTACTTTTATTTGATAATAGCCAGCTTAAAAATGGGTCATTTCATCAAGATATAGGATTTGGCCTACGTGTTGTTTCTGGAGAAGCTACTGGATACGCCCACTCCAGTGAATTATCAGCTGCTGCACTCAAACGCGCCATTGAAGCTGCTAAAGCTGTAACCTATAATAATCATACAGGATCTTATAGTGCAGCTCCCTCACAACCAAAGCAAAGATTATACCAACCAAACAATCCTCTTGATGCTCCATCATTTAAAGAAAAAAGTGAACTTTTACAAAAAATTGACGCATATTTACGTGAAAAAAATAACAAATTGCATCAAGTTACCGTCGCTCTTTCCGGTTCACTCCAACATGTTGAAATTTTACGTGGTGATGGATATTTCGTTCATGACATTCGCCCCCTCGTAAAACTTACTATATCTGTGGTAGTTTCTGACAATAATCGACGTGAAAATGGATTCTATGGATGTGGTGGACGACAAACATTTAACCAATTCATTAGTGAAGAAAATTGGAAAATAGCTGCCGATGAAGCTTTACGTATGGCTTTAGTCAACTTAGAAGCAGAAGAAGCGCCAGCAGGAACATTTGATGTTGTTTTAGCTAATGGGTGGCCTGGTGTTATGCTACATGAAGCTGTTGGACATGGCTTGGAAGGCGATTTTAACCGCAAAAAAACATCTGCTTTTTCTGGACTTTTGGGACAACAAGTTGCCGCAAAAGGTGTTACTATTGTTGATGATGGCACAATCCCTCAATGCCGTGGATCACTCACTATCGATGATGAAGGAACACCATCAGGATATAATGTTCTTATTGAAAACGGCAAACTCGTGAGCTTCATGCAGGATAGGTTAAATGCTCGACTCATGGGTGTTAATCCAACTGGAAATGGGCGACGTGAGTCTTATGCACATACACCAATACCACGGATGACAAACACAATTATGCTAGGAGGAGATAAAACACCTCAAGAAATTCTATCTTCATTAAAAAACGGTATTTATGCCGTTTCATTTGGTGGAGGACAAGTTGATATTACTTCTGGAAAATTTGTATTTGAATGCACTGAAGCTTACCGAGTAGAGAATGGAAAAATCTTAGCTCCAATAAAAGGTGCAACCCTTATTGGTAATGGACCAGATGCCATGAAACGCATTACAATGATTGGAAATGACAGCAAACTGGATAATGGTATAGGTATATGTGGAAAAGCAGGACAAAATGTTCCTGTTGGTGTGGGACAACCCCATTTACGTATCAATAACATGACAATCGGTGGGACAACGCTTTCATAA
- a CDS encoding invasion associated locus B family protein — protein MILYQFFKKNFFGVIIYVFCVTFTNYAIAQIPNTQNVPTPQTYGAWTKVCSLPPGTPNIQCEIVQDVRTQDRRDITFRVTFHKLPKNKETLMRVFVPIRVELRSGVGVKIDDKNIGKIEYRRCLGDNCVAEALLKEDVLKLFLNGKIATYFVFTTPEQGVGGAIDLHGLNEAYANLPE, from the coding sequence ATGATACTTTATCAATTTTTTAAAAAAAACTTCTTTGGCGTTATTATTTACGTATTTTGCGTTACTTTTACCAATTATGCTATTGCGCAAATACCCAATACACAAAATGTTCCTACCCCACAAACTTATGGTGCATGGACAAAAGTTTGCTCACTGCCACCAGGTACACCTAATATACAATGTGAAATCGTACAAGATGTGCGCACACAAGATCGCCGTGATATAACCTTTCGGGTTACATTTCATAAATTGCCTAAAAATAAAGAAACTTTAATGCGGGTTTTTGTTCCTATTCGGGTGGAATTACGCTCTGGTGTTGGTGTTAAAATCGATGATAAAAATATAGGAAAAATAGAATATCGGCGTTGTTTGGGCGATAACTGTGTTGCTGAAGCTCTCCTGAAAGAAGATGTTCTAAAGCTCTTTTTAAATGGTAAAATAGCTACTTACTTTGTCTTTACAACCCCCGAGCAAGGAGTTGGTGGTGCTATTGATTTGCATGGCCTTAATGAAGCTTACGCGAACTTACCGGAATAA
- the cyoE gene encoding heme o synthase: MCILEELSAKNSQSIPPKANFYDYITLLKPRVMLLVVFTALVGLMVSPVTVNPFHGMLAILCIAVGGGGAGALNMWYDADIDAVMKRTRKRPIPTGKISRKKAFVFGLALSMLSVLGMGVFINWFAAIFLAFTIFFYVVIYTIWLKRITPQNIVIGGAAGAFPPMIGWAAATGAISIESFLLFLIIFMWTPPHFWALSLFSSIDYDAAGIPIMPNVRGEYSTKKQILVYTVIMALCAIGPYIVGFAGITYGICSTILSFTFIYFSYRLWKADTHDETISMAKKVFFFSLFYLAAIFGILLIESLILCFVIL; this comes from the coding sequence ATGTGTATTTTAGAAGAATTATCAGCTAAAAATAGTCAGTCAATTCCGCCAAAAGCCAATTTTTATGATTATATTACATTATTGAAACCGCGGGTTATGTTACTTGTTGTATTTACGGCTCTGGTTGGATTGATGGTGTCACCTGTTACTGTAAATCCATTTCATGGTATGTTAGCAATTTTATGTATTGCTGTGGGCGGTGGTGGTGCAGGGGCACTTAATATGTGGTATGACGCTGATATTGATGCAGTAATGAAACGTACGCGAAAGCGTCCTATTCCTACCGGTAAGATTAGCCGTAAGAAAGCATTTGTTTTTGGTTTGGCTCTTTCTATGCTTTCGGTTTTGGGTATGGGAGTTTTCATTAATTGGTTTGCAGCGATTTTTCTTGCTTTTACAATTTTCTTTTATGTTGTTATTTATACGATTTGGTTAAAACGTATAACACCACAAAATATTGTTATTGGTGGTGCAGCTGGGGCTTTTCCACCAATGATTGGGTGGGCAGCTGCAACAGGGGCAATAAGTATTGAAAGTTTCCTATTATTTTTGATCATTTTTATGTGGACTCCACCACATTTTTGGGCTCTTTCTTTATTTTCATCTATTGATTACGATGCAGCAGGTATTCCTATAATGCCTAATGTACGAGGTGAATATTCAACCAAGAAACAAATTTTAGTTTATACTGTTATTATGGCGTTATGTGCCATTGGGCCTTACATTGTAGGTTTTGCAGGTATTACTTATGGTATTTGTTCAACAATTTTAAGTTTTACTTTTATTTATTTTTCTTATCGTTTGTGGAAAGCTGATACACATGATGAAACCATTTCTATGGCAAAAAAAGTGTTTTTCTTTTCATTGTTTTATTTAGCCGCTATATTTGGAATTCTTTTAATTGAAAGTCTTATTTTGTGTTTTGTTATCCTTTAA
- the ispH gene encoding 4-hydroxy-3-methylbut-2-enyl diphosphate reductase — protein MCLLPPLTMRLCSPRGFCAGVDRAIQIVVLALKKYGTPVYVRHEIVHNRYVVEGLQQRGAIFIEELNEIPEEHRGQPVVFSAHGVPKSVPEEAHHYNLFYIDATCPLVSKVHKQAIRHQRHGRHVILIGHSGHPEVIGTMGQLEKGAVTLIETVEDAWRYKPENPKKLGFVTQTTLSVENTAEILDVLQKRFPALETPAAESICYATTNRQEAVKAAALGSDLFLIVGAPNSSNSRRLVEVAERFGAQRSILVQCADEIDFDNLGVLSVVSLSAGASAPEIIVDEIIAAFHKRYDVKIELAETVLETETFLVNRGLRDVVLTPQDMAFVNGYAKDTNKRKL, from the coding sequence ATGTGCTTGCTCCCTCCTTTAACAATGCGCCTTTGTAGTCCACGTGGTTTTTGTGCTGGGGTTGATCGTGCTATTCAAATTGTTGTTCTGGCATTAAAAAAATATGGTACTCCAGTGTATGTTCGTCATGAAATTGTACATAACCGCTATGTGGTTGAGGGGTTACAACAGCGTGGAGCTATTTTTATTGAAGAGCTTAATGAGATTCCAGAGGAGCATCGGGGTCAACCTGTAGTATTTTCTGCTCATGGTGTGCCAAAGTCTGTACCAGAAGAGGCTCATCATTATAATTTATTCTATATCGATGCAACGTGTCCTTTGGTTTCCAAGGTTCATAAGCAAGCGATACGGCATCAACGTCATGGTCGTCATGTCATATTAATTGGTCATTCTGGTCATCCTGAGGTGATAGGAACAATGGGGCAGCTTGAAAAAGGAGCTGTTACATTAATTGAAACAGTAGAAGATGCTTGGCGTTATAAACCGGAAAATCCAAAGAAGTTGGGATTTGTAACACAAACAACACTTTCTGTTGAAAATACAGCCGAGATTTTGGATGTTTTGCAGAAACGTTTTCCTGCATTAGAAACACCGGCTGCTGAGTCAATTTGCTATGCTACGACCAATCGACAAGAAGCTGTTAAAGCAGCAGCATTAGGGAGTGATTTATTTTTGATTGTTGGTGCGCCAAACTCATCTAATTCGCGGCGTTTAGTAGAGGTTGCTGAAAGGTTTGGTGCGCAGCGATCTATTTTAGTTCAATGTGCTGATGAAATTGATTTTGATAATTTGGGTGTTCTTTCAGTTGTTAGTCTTTCAGCTGGGGCATCTGCTCCTGAAATTATTGTCGATGAAATTATTGCAGCTTTTCATAAGCGTTATGATGTCAAAATAGAATTGGCTGAGACTGTATTAGAAACAGAGACATTTTTGGTTAATCGCGGGTTACGTGATGTTGTTTTAACTCCCCAGGATATGGCTTTTGTTAATGGTTATGCTAAAGATACTAACAAACGGAAGTTATGA
- a CDS encoding homoserine kinase, with product MAVYTDVHQSDLEEFLTRYSIGFLLSYQGIAEGIENSNFILYTTKGKFILTLYERRVSKSDLPFFCSLMQHLNQRGVPCPQPVFQNDGATIGKLAGRPAVIVTFVEGIWVREPNVYHCCEVGTGLARLHLAGQDFVPNRKNTLSIVNWKSLWASCQTKKDILLQKFGPKIDIELAFLEKNWPLYLPTGIIHADLFNDNVFFLDRRLSGIIDFYFACNDFFAYDLAICLNAWCFESDYSYNLVKARGLLESYQKIRPLIPLELNAILLLVRGAALRFLLTRLYDWFNTPAGSFVVKKDPLEYWHKLNFFSSVDSLTELGF from the coding sequence ATGGCAGTTTATACTGACGTTCATCAGAGCGATTTGGAAGAATTTTTGACTCGTTATTCAATAGGTTTTCTTTTATCTTATCAAGGAATAGCAGAAGGTATCGAAAACTCGAATTTCATACTTTATACAACAAAAGGAAAATTTATTTTAACACTTTATGAAAGACGCGTTTCAAAAAGTGATTTACCCTTTTTTTGTAGTCTTATGCAGCATTTAAATCAGCGTGGAGTTCCTTGTCCTCAACCAGTCTTTCAGAATGATGGAGCAACGATTGGTAAGTTAGCTGGGCGTCCTGCTGTTATTGTTACCTTTGTAGAAGGGATATGGGTGCGTGAGCCTAATGTATATCATTGTTGTGAAGTAGGTACTGGTTTGGCACGATTGCATTTAGCTGGGCAAGATTTTGTACCCAACCGTAAAAATACTCTTTCTATTGTAAATTGGAAATCATTGTGGGCGAGTTGCCAAACAAAAAAAGATATTTTACTACAAAAATTCGGACCAAAAATTGATATAGAGTTAGCATTTTTAGAAAAAAATTGGCCATTGTATTTACCAACGGGTATTATTCACGCTGATTTATTTAATGATAACGTGTTTTTTTTGGACCGTCGTCTTTCTGGTATTATAGATTTCTATTTTGCTTGTAATGATTTTTTTGCTTATGATTTAGCAATCTGTTTGAATGCTTGGTGTTTTGAAAGCGATTATTCTTATAATCTTGTCAAAGCACGTGGACTATTAGAAAGTTATCAAAAAATTAGGCCATTGATACCTTTAGAATTGAATGCGATTCTTTTATTGGTGCGTGGTGCAGCTTTACGCTTTTTACTAACACGCCTTTATGATTGGTTTAATACGCCTGCTGGTAGTTTTGTTGTTAAGAAGGACCCGTTGGAATATTGGCATAAACTTAATTTTTTTAGTAGTGTGGATTCGTTGACTGAGTTGGGTTTTTAA
- the rnhA gene encoding ribonuclease HI, producing MFNQKKVIEIYTDGACSGNPGPGGWGAILRWNGRERELYGGKEYTTNNQMELMAAICALNALKESCSIDLYTDSVYVRNGISMWLKGWKKHNWRTASNSPVKNMELWQALDDACSRHDVRWHWIKGHAGHPDNERADALARKAIIEYRENGRFST from the coding sequence ATGTTCAATCAAAAAAAAGTCATTGAAATTTATACAGATGGTGCTTGCTCTGGAAATCCAGGGCCTGGGGGATGGGGGGCAATTTTACGCTGGAATGGTCGTGAACGTGAACTGTATGGTGGGAAAGAATATACAACTAATAATCAAATGGAACTTATGGCAGCAATTTGCGCGTTGAATGCACTTAAAGAATCTTGTTCAATTGATCTTTATACAGACTCAGTTTACGTGCGCAATGGAATATCTATGTGGCTTAAAGGGTGGAAGAAGCATAACTGGCGCACTGCATCGAATAGTCCTGTTAAAAATATGGAGTTATGGCAAGCTCTTGATGATGCTTGCTCTCGACATGATGTCAGATGGCACTGGATAAAGGGGCACGCAGGTCATCCAGATAATGAACGCGCAGACGCTCTTGCACGTAAAGCAATTATTGAATATCGCGAAAACGGGCGTTTTTCTACATAA
- a CDS encoding protein-disulfide reductase DsbD domain-containing protein, with protein MKKVQIFLNLQRISNFFYEKLLIVFSLTFVFLSLSNFTIAAQKEQESHLLATPWHESKGGSVRLAITNPSFSGIRNGFIEVTLKPKWKTYWRNPGNSGMAPFFNFNQQVSYEIFYPIPQLYETESDWSLAYKNKVVLPFSVSGSNENLSGSLTIGLCDEICIPFTVDFDFSPFTQKNTYLPSSLLKHAQAALPRAMDNEFKISAEKDKNTLFIKIQNNSKIKISSLFLDGGDMQIGPAKKVSDHEEYTLFSAPIYFMPDELNQTIFYAISSQNHALSGTFIINTESNHTVIP; from the coding sequence ATGAAAAAAGTTCAAATATTTCTAAATTTACAAAGAATTTCAAATTTCTTTTATGAAAAACTTTTAATTGTTTTTAGCTTAACATTCGTGTTTTTAAGCTTATCCAATTTCACTATTGCTGCTCAAAAAGAACAAGAATCTCACCTTCTCGCAACACCTTGGCATGAATCAAAAGGCGGTAGTGTGAGACTGGCAATCACCAATCCCTCTTTTTCTGGAATAAGAAATGGTTTTATTGAAGTGACGCTTAAGCCAAAATGGAAAACCTATTGGCGTAATCCAGGAAATTCTGGTATGGCACCATTTTTTAACTTTAACCAACAGGTCTCTTATGAAATTTTTTACCCCATACCACAACTTTATGAAACAGAAAGTGATTGGTCATTGGCCTATAAAAATAAAGTTGTATTACCATTTAGTGTTTCCGGTTCAAATGAAAATCTTAGTGGCTCTTTAACCATTGGACTGTGTGATGAAATCTGTATCCCTTTTACTGTTGACTTTGATTTTTCCCCATTCACTCAGAAAAATACATATCTTCCTTCATCCTTATTAAAGCATGCCCAAGCTGCTCTTCCTCGTGCAATGGATAATGAATTTAAAATAAGTGCTGAAAAAGATAAAAATACCTTATTTATAAAAATACAAAATAACAGCAAAATCAAAATCTCATCCCTCTTCTTAGATGGGGGAGATATGCAAATTGGACCAGCGAAAAAAGTAAGCGATCATGAAGAATATACACTCTTTAGCGCCCCTATATATTTCATGCCAGACGAACTAAACCAAACAATTTTTTATGCAATTTCTTCTCAAAATCACGCCTTGAGTGGAACATTCATAATAAATACGGAATCAAATCACACTGTCATTCCGTGA
- a CDS encoding YqgE/AlgH family protein, translated as MKQRDGFLNGKLLIAMPGMNDKRFVRSVIYICAHSNSGAMGIILNQLHSIDFPELLLQLGVIEQAKKNDLSESIKKFPVRYGGPVDPSRGFVLHSGDYTCEATISVTEKIYLTATIDILKAISCEQGPQHALIALGYAGWKAGQLETEISANGWLISSTSPSFIFESDLSNTYDESFIRMGINPTYLVSEIGHA; from the coding sequence ATGAAACAGCGTGATGGATTTTTAAATGGAAAATTGCTCATAGCAATGCCCGGAATGAATGATAAACGCTTTGTTCGTTCTGTTATTTATATTTGCGCTCATTCTAATTCTGGTGCTATGGGAATTATTCTCAATCAATTGCACAGTATTGATTTTCCTGAACTTTTACTTCAGCTTGGAGTGATTGAGCAAGCAAAAAAAAATGATCTTTCTGAATCAATAAAAAAGTTTCCAGTACGCTATGGCGGGCCTGTTGATCCTTCTCGTGGTTTTGTACTTCATTCGGGTGATTACACTTGTGAAGCAACCATTTCTGTTACAGAAAAGATTTATCTTACTGCAACTATTGATATATTAAAAGCAATCAGTTGTGAACAAGGTCCTCAACACGCGCTGATAGCATTGGGTTATGCTGGGTGGAAAGCAGGGCAGCTTGAGACAGAAATTTCTGCGAATGGTTGGTTGATCAGTTCTACATCGCCCAGCTTTATTTTTGAAAGTGATTTAAGCAATACATATGATGAAAGTTTTATCCGCATGGGAATTAATCCAACTTATCTCGTTTCTGAAATAGGTCATGCATAA